The following is a genomic window from Bordetella sp. H567.
CCTGTGATGCTCGGATTGTGTGGCCGGGATCGCGCCCGGCATAAACATCAAAGCAATATGCATGCCATGCCGCGCAGGCCCGGCCGGATCGACGTCGCGGCCGCCGTGCGCCACGGTGGTGCCCAATATTGTGCGGCGCGCACGGTTTTGGGGCGGCCGGCGACCGCTACGGCAGGTCCAGGTCCAGGAGCAGGGGCGAGCGGTCCGGATACAGGGCGTGGATATATCGCCGGCAGGTCTTGATGTTGCCGTCGTAGCCGCTACCCCGGACGATGTTGTCGTGGTCCACGTGCAGCTTGACGGTGCAATGGGCGTGCAGGACGACCGGTGTCGTGATGGCGAATTGCGCGCCGTACTCCTTGGGTTTTTCTCCCCCGTACCTCCCCGCGGAGGCCGAGGTGGACTGCGTGACGTAGTCTGTTCGCGTTTCGTTGAGGGACCAGACCAGTACCCGCATGCCGGCGATATTCTCTTCCCCCACCGGTACGCCGAGGCGCTGCATGGCCATTTGCAGGGGTTGGCCATGCAGTGTTTGCAGGCCTTGCTGGAACCTTTGCTGGCTCGTCATGCAGCCTGTCAGCAGGCAACTGCCGAGTACCAGAATCCGGATGCTGTTCTTCATTTCCCGTCGCGGCGTGGCCGTCCTCGTGAGCGGCAGGCGAGGAGAGCCTTGCAGGTCCGCGCTTGCCGAAAATCCGGATAGCCTAAGCGCGGGACGCGGCGGGGTAAGCCGGCGCATGCCGAAAAGAGCGGGCGTGCGGGCTGATAGCGTCGTAGGAAAGGGCTGCCGGCGTCGTCGTCGAAGATGGGTGCCCGCCGTCATGCGCGGCGTCGACCGCGGCTTGCGCAACGTCGGCAGGGCAACGGGGCGCCGCGGGTGGAGCGATCGGGGCGAGCGCCGATCAGTCCAGCAGCCGAGCCATGATGATGATGTCCTCGTAGCGGCCGTCCAGGTAGCGCGCCTTGCGCTTGATGCCTTCCTCGACGAAACCGTAGGACTGGTATAGCGCGCGGGCCACGGCGTTGGCGGCATAGACCTCGAGTTCGACACGCGTGAGGTCCAGCGCCGCCGCGGCGGCGATGGTGGCGTTCAGCAAGGCCTTGCCGATGCCCCGGCCGCGCCAGTCCGGACGCACGCCCATGCCCAGCACGCCGGTGTGCGTGAAACCGCGCTGGCCCAGGGGAACGATATCGCACCAGCCGACGATTTCGCGGCCGACGAGCGCGACGAAATGCGGATGGCGCATCGCGATGTTGTTCATGACGAAGGCGCGCGTCTGCTCCGATGGCGGCGCCTCCAGGAAGCTCAAATGCCGGCGTTCACGCGCAACGGAGTCCAATGCGCGCCGATAGCCGTCGATATGAGCGGGCGCGATCGGCAGGATCTGGTAGTCCGGGGACGGCCCCGCGGCCGCCGCGTCGGATAGGGCGCCGCGTGTGCGCTGCAATGGTTTCATGGTTGCCAGGATGGTGATACGGGCGTTTGCCGCATAGTACGCCGCGCAGGGGGCCGATGCGATCACCGGCGACCGCCTTATGGATGCCACTTTTGGATTTATGCCGTCGGCGTGGAATGACGCGATTGCATGTACGCACCGGGCGGCACGCCGTGCCCACGGCGTGTGCGGAGTTTGACAATCGCGGGGCTGCAAAATTATAGTCCGTTCAACGATATGATGGTTCGATAAACGGAACAATCAGCAGAACAGTCTGACGAGCACAGTCAGGGGGATGCAGGGCGTGGCGGGCCGGGACGATGGCCCGCGTGACACCCGGCGTCGATCCGGCCGGCAGGGGTATTGAACAAGCGCGGCTCGACACGCGCGGATGACGGCATCGGCCTGGCGCGGACCGGTGCATCGCACAGGAGACCAGCGCATGCATGCAACGCTTCCGGCGCAAGCCGTTTCGCCGCAAGACGCGGCACCTCCGCGGACGGCAGCCGCCGGGATGCCCACCGTCGCCGAGCAATGGGCGGCATTCCTGCACGACACCCGCTTCGAGGACTTGCCCGCGGACATCGTTGCCCGCGCCAAGTCGCGGCTGCTGGATGCCCTGGCCACCGCGGTCGCCGCGCGCGACCTGCCGGTGCCTGCCGTGGCGCGCCGTTTCGTGCAGGCCAACCGCGGTCCCGCCACGGTGATCGGCCATGCGGACACGCTGCCCACCGTCGATGCCGCCTTCGTCAACGCAACCCTGGTGAACGGCTGCACCCATGACGATTTCCTGGCGAAGTCCCATCCGGGGGCGGTTGCTATCCCCGCCGCGATGGCACTGGGCGAAGCGCATGGCGTGGGCGGCGCCGAACTGCTGACCGCCATCGTGCTGGGCTATGACATCGTGGCGCGCGCCTATTTGGGATCGCCCGGCATGCTGCCCGCATTTCGCGGCACGGGCGTGGCCGGCGCGATCGGCGCGGCCGCCGCGGCAGGCAGGATGCTCGCGCTGGATCGGGCGCGGATGGTCAACGCCCTGGGCTGCGCGGCGATGTTCGCCTCCGGCTTCGGCGAAGGTTTCCGTTCCGGGACCATGGACGTCAAGCTGAACGTGGGCTGGGCCGCCCGTACCGGCGTATCGGCGGCCGAACTGGCCGCGGCGGGCGCCACGGCATCGCCGCTGGCCTTCGAAGGCGAGTCCGGCTACTTCCGCGCCTTCGGCCGAACGGCCGAGCACGCCGCCGAGGCCACGCGCGATCTGGGCAAGCGCTTTCTCATCGAGGACGTCGTTTACAAGGAACGGCCGGTATGCATCTTCGTGCAGACGCCGGTGCACCTGGCGCTGACGCTGAAGGCGCGGCACGGCTTCGACGCGGCCCGCATCGAGCGTGTGACCATACGCGCGCCATGGCTGACCCTGACCAATCCGGGCTACACCAATGTGGCGCCGTACCAGACGCCGTTGAAAGCGCGCATCAGCGTGCGCTTTACCGTCGCGGCCGCGCTGCTGGGCCGTCCGGTGGACGAATACGCCTACTACGACAACACCGCCGATGCCGACGTCCTGGCGCTGTCCGACCGGATCGAGCTGCTCGATCCGGCGCCGGGGCAGGACGGCCGCGTCGATCTCGAGGTGGTGTGCGCGGGCGCCTCGCACGCGATTTCCGGCCTGGAGATGGACAGCCTGACGCCGACCACCGACAAGATCATCGCCAAGTTCCGCCGCCTGACCGCGCCCACCATGCCGGCAGGGCGAAGCGAGGCGTTGCTGGACATGGTGCTCGCGCTGCAGGACGTGCCGGACATCGGCGCGCTGACGGCCTTGCTGCGACCCGCCCAATGACCCACGGGCCCCGGAGGCCGGGGCCCACCCACAACAATCAGGAGACACCCCCATGAAACTGGCCAGCCTCGTGGCCGCGGGCGCTGCTGCGCTCGCCGTCGGCGCCGCCGCGCATGCCGCCTATCCGGACCATCCCATCCACGTCATCGTGCCGTTCCCGCCGGGCGGGTCCACCGACGTGGTCACGCGCATCGTCGTGGCCAAGGCCCAGGAGCTGCTGGGCCAGAACATCATCGTGGAAAACCGCGGCGGCGCGGGCAGCATCATCGGTTCGGACTATGTGGCCAAGGCCGTGCCGGACGGCTATACGCTGCTGGTCGGCCAGACCGCCTTCGCGGTGAACGCCTCGCTGCGCGAGAAACTGCCCTACGACACCGTCAAGGATTTCACGCCGATCGCGTTGATGGCCGATCATCCGGGTGTCTTCCTGGCCCAGTACACCAAGCCCTACAACACGTTCAAGGAATTCATCGCCTACACCAAGGCCAATCCCGGCAAGGTCGTGTATTCGTCCGCCGGCACCGGCAGCTGGCCGCATCTTGCCATGGCGATGCTGGCCAAGGACGCCGGGCTGCAGATGGTGCACGTGCCCTATCAGGGCACGGGTCCGGCCAAGGCCGACCTGATCGCCGGCCGCGTGGACGTGAAGATCGAGGCCTATGCCACGTCGATGGGCATGGTCAAGGACGGCAAGCTGAAGGTGTTGGCGGTGACCAGCGCGCAGCGCGATCCCATCCTGCCCGACGTGCCTACCATCGCGGAGCTGGGCTATCCCGGCTATGAGACGTCGTACTGGATCGGCCTGCTCGGGCCCGCGAAGATGCCGCCGGACGTCACCGCCAAGCTGGAGAAAGTCTTCCTGCAGGCCGTGAACGATCCGGAGGTCAAGCAGAAGCTGGATGCGCAGACCATCCACCCGCATCCCCTGCCGGCCAAGGACCTGGAGGCGCTGATCCACAAGGAAATCGACAAGTGGGCGGCGGTCATCAAGGACAGCAACATCGATAAGCAATAAGGCCGGAAAGGAGACCCGCATGCAGCAGCGCAATGACACTCCGGCGTCCCCCGCCGCCGGCGGCAGGTTCGCGGACTACGCCGCGGCGCGCCGCGGCGCCGCACGGATGGCGGTGGCCCCCGGCGTGGATATCGCCTATGTGGTGGATGACTACACCGATGGGTGGAAGAACGCCCCTGTCGTGATGCTGCTGCACGGCGTCGCCGAGTCGGCGGAGGCCTTCATCGGCTGGGTCCCGCAGCTGGCGCGGCACTGCCGCGTCATCCGCGTGGACCTGCGCGGCCACGGCCTGTCGTCGCCGGTGGGCGAACACGACGCGCTGTCGATCGCGGACATGGCCGACGACATCGACACGCTGGCGCGGCGGATCGGCGCGCCCGTGCACGTGGTGGGCGCCAAGCTGGGCGCGCAGATCGGGCTGGAGCTGGCACAGCGGGCGGTGCCCTGGATGGCGTCGCTGACCTTGGCCGGCGTGCTGATTTCGCCCGGCGGCGCGCTGGGCAAATGGGTGCCCGAATGGATCGGCCTGATCGAGCAATCCGGCGTGGAGGGCTGGGCGCGCGCCACGATGCCGGGCCGCATGGGCACGGCGCTGACGCCGGAGGGCATGGCCTGGTGGACGCGCTACATGGCCATGGCGCCGGCGGCCACGGTGAAGGCATGCATCCGCATGTTCCCGCGCCTGGCGGAGCCCGCGCGGCTGGAATCCATCGT
Proteins encoded in this region:
- a CDS encoding GNAT family N-acetyltransferase is translated as MKPLQRTRGALSDAAAAGPSPDYQILPIAPAHIDGYRRALDSVARERRHLSFLEAPPSEQTRAFVMNNIAMRHPHFVALVGREIVGWCDIVPLGQRGFTHTGVLGMGVRPDWRGRGIGKALLNATIAAAAALDLTRVELEVYAANAVARALYQSYGFVEEGIKRKARYLDGRYEDIIIMARLLD
- a CDS encoding MmgE/PrpD family protein, which encodes MHATLPAQAVSPQDAAPPRTAAAGMPTVAEQWAAFLHDTRFEDLPADIVARAKSRLLDALATAVAARDLPVPAVARRFVQANRGPATVIGHADTLPTVDAAFVNATLVNGCTHDDFLAKSHPGAVAIPAAMALGEAHGVGGAELLTAIVLGYDIVARAYLGSPGMLPAFRGTGVAGAIGAAAAAGRMLALDRARMVNALGCAAMFASGFGEGFRSGTMDVKLNVGWAARTGVSAAELAAAGATASPLAFEGESGYFRAFGRTAEHAAEATRDLGKRFLIEDVVYKERPVCIFVQTPVHLALTLKARHGFDAARIERVTIRAPWLTLTNPGYTNVAPYQTPLKARISVRFTVAAALLGRPVDEYAYYDNTADADVLALSDRIELLDPAPGQDGRVDLEVVCAGASHAISGLEMDSLTPTTDKIIAKFRRLTAPTMPAGRSEALLDMVLALQDVPDIGALTALLRPAQ
- a CDS encoding Bug family tripartite tricarboxylate transporter substrate binding protein, with protein sequence MKLASLVAAGAAALAVGAAAHAAYPDHPIHVIVPFPPGGSTDVVTRIVVAKAQELLGQNIIVENRGGAGSIIGSDYVAKAVPDGYTLLVGQTAFAVNASLREKLPYDTVKDFTPIALMADHPGVFLAQYTKPYNTFKEFIAYTKANPGKVVYSSAGTGSWPHLAMAMLAKDAGLQMVHVPYQGTGPAKADLIAGRVDVKIEAYATSMGMVKDGKLKVLAVTSAQRDPILPDVPTIAELGYPGYETSYWIGLLGPAKMPPDVTAKLEKVFLQAVNDPEVKQKLDAQTIHPHPLPAKDLEALIHKEIDKWAAVIKDSNIDKQ
- a CDS encoding alpha/beta fold hydrolase, with the translated sequence MQQRNDTPASPAAGGRFADYAAARRGAARMAVAPGVDIAYVVDDYTDGWKNAPVVMLLHGVAESAEAFIGWVPQLARHCRVIRVDLRGHGLSSPVGEHDALSIADMADDIDTLARRIGAPVHVVGAKLGAQIGLELAQRAVPWMASLTLAGVLISPGGALGKWVPEWIGLIEQSGVEGWARATMPGRMGTALTPEGMAWWTRYMAMAPAATVKACIRMFPRLAEPARLESIVCPTQVIVAVQPEQPGAYDQRQPVAEVRRWQTRIPGSALVELQADSYHIAATHPDACAAIALRFIERISS